A window from Dehalobacter sp. DCA encodes these proteins:
- a CDS encoding sigma-70 family RNA polymerase sigma factor yields MSKKLDPEVLKIIKTAVNKAAQDSANAVNHIDITNHNYFRETEILLYNYPALKLKVSQDEEFLYDPEAYTEPENKRSKDIVLYTSRSTGSHGLDIMQYTQSIKSSMMRTRQEVMRIERALETIYDDKYYEIIPMKFWDVMTMEDIAERFDCEERTIRRNKNRLVNKIKIMLFGADALNENIRFMSGS; encoded by the coding sequence TTGTCAAAGAAATTAGACCCAGAAGTGTTGAAAATAATTAAAACCGCAGTAAATAAAGCAGCTCAGGACAGTGCAAACGCAGTAAATCATATTGATATAACAAATCATAATTACTTCAGGGAAACAGAGATTTTACTATACAATTACCCAGCATTAAAGCTTAAGGTTTCCCAAGATGAAGAGTTCCTTTACGACCCGGAAGCTTATACTGAGCCGGAAAATAAAAGGTCAAAAGACATAGTATTATATACAAGTCGTAGTACCGGTAGCCATGGCCTTGACATAATGCAATATACTCAAAGCATTAAATCAAGCATGATGCGAACTAGGCAAGAAGTTATGAGAATTGAGAGAGCTTTAGAAACAATATATGACGACAAGTATTATGAGATCATACCGATGAAATTTTGGGATGTAATGACTATGGAAGATATTGCGGAAAGATTCGATTGTGAGGAAAGAACAATAAGGCGTAATAAAAACAGACTGGTAAATAAAATCAAGATCATGCTTTTTGGTGCTGATGCATTGAATGAAAATATCCGCTTTATGTCCGGTTCATAG
- a CDS encoding transposase yields the protein MAKSKWPDVKEKLILVEAWCRDGLTEEQIAAKLGIGVSTLSKYKVEHMEIVEALKRGKEIADAEVENSLYKRANGYKYDEVTRELVIARDLHDEPVRDEYGAVVRELKVTKVVTKEVQPDTTAQIFWLKNRKPKEWRDKQEMDLNVKEMPEITIKRSE from the coding sequence ATGGCTAAAAGTAAATGGCCAGATGTAAAAGAAAAATTAATACTGGTTGAAGCTTGGTGCCGTGACGGACTCACAGAGGAGCAGATTGCCGCTAAGTTAGGCATTGGAGTATCGACCCTATCTAAATATAAGGTCGAACATATGGAGATTGTAGAAGCCTTAAAAAGGGGCAAAGAAATTGCTGATGCTGAAGTCGAGAATTCGTTATATAAAAGAGCAAATGGATATAAATACGATGAGGTTACAAGAGAGCTTGTTATCGCCAGGGATCTGCACGATGAGCCGGTAAGGGATGAATACGGGGCGGTAGTCAGGGAATTAAAGGTCACCAAGGTAGTAACAAAAGAAGTGCAGCCCGACACAACAGCACAGATATTCTGGCTAAAGAATCGTAAACCGAAAGAGTGGAGAGATAAACAGGAGATGGATCTCAATGTTAAGGAAATGCCGGAGATCACTATAAAAAGGTCAGAATAA